The Paludisphaera rhizosphaerae genome contains the following window.
CCTCCGCAGGGGGATCATCATCAAGATCCCGAGCAGTCCCCCCAGCACGGAGACCAGCATCACGCGGGACCATTCCAGGTTGTAGCCCAGCAGCATCAGGGCCGGCATCGTCGCGCCGACGCCGAAGGCGATCGACTCGCCCGCCGATCCGGCCGTCTGGACGATGTTGTTTTCCAGGATCGTCGCCCGACGCTGCCCGAAGGCGTACGAGAGGCCCCGGAAGATGGTGATCGCCAGCACGGCCACCGGGATCGACGCCGAGACCGTCATCCCCACCTTGAGGAACAGGTAGAGCGACGACGCCCCGAAGATCACCCCCAGCAGCGATCCCAGCGCCACCGCCCTGAACGTCAGTTCGGCGGGCTCCTGGTCGGCGGGGACGTACGGGCGGAAGGTCTTCGGGACGTCGGATGCGGTCGGCTGGGCTGGGGCATGCGCCATCGGGGCGACTCTCCTGCGAGGGGCGTCGAATCGAGGGGACGAATTGGGTCACTCGCGCTGAAGGAGAGGCTGAGGCGCGCGGGAGACGCGAGATCAGGATACCGCGTCGGCCACCGCTGCCGCCGCCGCCTTCTCAAGCTTTTCGAGCTTCTTCATCTCGGAGAGACGGTCGACGATGTCGCGGAGGACGTCGATCGTGTCCTGGCCCGCCTCGATGTCGTACACCAGCTCGGGACGGTAGAAGCTGAGCGTCTTGACCGTCTCCTCGTAATAGGTGGTCAGGCGGCGGTTGATGACTTCCTCGTTCATGTCGTCGAGCCGGTTTTCCAGCAACGCCCGCGACCGCAGACGCTTCATCGCCTGCTTCTTGTCCTGGATGTTCAGGTGGAAGATCTGGACGACGTCGAGGATCGGGTCCAGCCGCTCAGCCTGGGCGTAGCTGCGGGGAAGACCGTCAAGGATCAGCGTGTTGAACTCGGGGATGAAGAACTCCTGAAGCTCCAGGATCTTCATGTGGCGCTCGAAGATGCGGACCGTCAGGTCGTCGGGGACCATCTTGCCGACGGAGGTGAAGCTCTCGATCTCGGCCCCGATCTTGCCGAGCCTGGGGATCTTGCGGAAGACGTCCCCCATGGAGATGTGGACGTACTCGGGAAGCTTGCCGATGACAGCTCCCTGGGTCCCCTTGCCGCTGCCCGGCATGCCGAACAGGAGAATGGTCCGATACTTGGTCTTGCGTCCCGTGGTTTCCACGCTGTTCCCGTCGGCAGTCATTTCGGTACCCTGAAGAAAGGTCGAGACGTACGGCCCGTACGGCCGTCCCGCGTCGTCGCGGCCCTTTCCCGAGAAGGGGCGGGGCCTCGTTCTTTTATTGTCTCCGCCGGCCGCTCCCGGGAGCAAGATGTTGAAAGAAACCTCACTCGCCCTGATCCGACATGCCGAGACTTCCGCGCCGAACATCTTCCACGGAGCCGAGTCGGACATCGGCCTGAGCGCCTGGGGCGAGCAACAGTCGCAGATCCTGGCCGACCACCTGGCGACCCGCGGCGCCGAGGCCGTTTATTGCTCGGCCCTGCGTCGGGCCGTCGCCACCGCGAAGCCGATCGCCGCCGCCTTGGGGCTCTCGCCGATCGTGATCCCCGAGCTTCACGAGCGCCGGATCGGCTCGCTCAGCGGCCGGAGCCGGGAGGACGGCTGGGACGTCTACCAGGAGTCCAAGCGGCGTTGGGTCGCCGGCGACCTGGAGTTCAGCCACCCCGGCGGCGAATCGTTCGCCGAGATCGGCCGTCGCGTCCTGCCTGTGCTCGACGACCTGAGGCGTCGCCATCCCGGCGGCCGGCTGATCGTCGTCGCGCACGGCATCGTCATTCGCGTCGCTCTGTTGAACATCCTCCAGGACCGCACGCCGGCCGACTTCGACGGGGTCGCCATCGACTTCGCCTCGATCAACGAACTCGTCCACGACGGCGACCGCTGGCGGGCCGAGGCGCTGAACCTGGTCACGGCCCCCTCCCCCGCCCGGCCCGTGGCCTGACGGTCGAGTCCTTCAGCCCGCGGCGGCCTCCGCGCGGAGCAGCCGCTCGAACAGGACCGGGTCGACCTTGCCCCGAAACCTGACCTTCCCCCCGACCTCGACGACGGGAACCTCGTTCCCATAACGGTCCTTGAGCTCAGGCGACTGGTCGACGTCGACCTCCTCAACCTCCAGCGAGTATCTCTGCCGGAAGCCGTTGATGACCTCCTTGGCCTTCACACAGCACCCGCACCCCTGCCGCGAATAAACGGTGACGACCACCACTCCAGCCTCCCCCCTTCCGCCCAGGAGTCGACGCAATCTCGAAAACACCCAGGCAACCTCCAAGTTCCGCCGCAGCTCGCTTGACAATCGCCGCCTCGAGCCCCAGAATAATACCTCACCCAACAAGTGAAACCATTCGAGCCGGAGTGGTGGAATTGGCAGACACGCTAGCTTGAGGGGCTAGTGGGCTAACCATGCCCGTGCAGGTTCAAGTCCTGTCTCCGGCACTAGTTACGACGAATCGCAAGCAACGGCCCCCTGGCGAACCTACACCGGTCTTACACCGGCGAAGGCTTTGCGAGGGGGTTGTGTCGTTATAGGATCCTCCCCCTCCCCCGGGACCCGCAGCCGAACCGCCCGCCTTCCAACGAAATCGGTTGTACACTTCCCCGGGGCCGACGTAGGCCCCTCGTCGCCGCAGCCGGTTGGGTCGGTCGAAGGGGCCTCGCGATGCCCGAGTCGGAGTCGGGAAATGCATTTGGTCTGAAAACCATCCTGGTGGTGGTCGCCGTGTTCATGCTCGGTGGTTACTTGAGCGTCAGGACGGCATTCCTCTCGTCCTTCTTCGGGGGACTAAGTCCCATAGCGATGGGCACGAGGGCGGCGATCGAGCGGCTCGAGCGGGCCAGGTCCGAGGCGGAAGGCCGCTGCGGCATTGCCCAACTCGTCCTGGCCCGCCGAGGGGACG
Protein-coding sequences here:
- a CDS encoding adenylate kinase family protein, with amino-acid sequence MTADGNSVETTGRKTKYRTILLFGMPGSGKGTQGAVIGKLPEYVHISMGDVFRKIPRLGKIGAEIESFTSVGKMVPDDLTVRIFERHMKILELQEFFIPEFNTLILDGLPRSYAQAERLDPILDVVQIFHLNIQDKKQAMKRLRSRALLENRLDDMNEEVINRRLTTYYEETVKTLSFYRPELVYDIEAGQDTIDVLRDIVDRLSEMKKLEKLEKAAAAAVADAVS
- a CDS encoding histidine phosphatase family protein, translating into MKETSLALIRHAETSAPNIFHGAESDIGLSAWGEQQSQILADHLATRGAEAVYCSALRRAVATAKPIAAALGLSPIVIPELHERRIGSLSGRSREDGWDVYQESKRRWVAGDLEFSHPGGESFAEIGRRVLPVLDDLRRRHPGGRLIVVAHGIVIRVALLNILQDRTPADFDGVAIDFASINELVHDGDRWRAEALNLVTAPSPARPVA
- a CDS encoding glutaredoxin family protein, with the translated sequence MFSRLRRLLGGRGEAGVVVVTVYSRQGCGCCVKAKEVINGFRQRYSLEVEEVDVDQSPELKDRYGNEVPVVEVGGKVRFRGKVDPVLFERLLRAEAAAG